The proteins below come from a single Corvus hawaiiensis isolate bCorHaw1 chromosome 20, bCorHaw1.pri.cur, whole genome shotgun sequence genomic window:
- the LOC125336459 gene encoding C-C motif chemokine 5-like: MNTSTLCLSVILVAALFSQAFPAPLGSDTTPCCFSYTSRKLPQSHVQEYFYTSSKCSQPAVVFVTRKKREVCADPDARWVKEYVNSLELQ; encoded by the exons ATGAACACCTCcacactctgcctctctgtCATCCTGGTTGCTGCCCTCTTTTCTCAGGCCTTTCCTGCTCCAT TGGGATCTGACACAACTCCGTGCTGCTTCAGCTACACCTCACGAAAGCTGCCCCAGAGTCATGTGCAGGAGTATTTCTACACCAGCAGCAAGTGCTCCCAGCCAGCAGTTGT GTTTGTGACCAGGAAGAAGCGGGAGGTCTGTGCTGACCCTGATGCCAGGTGGGTGAAGGAATATGTGaacagcctggagctgcagtga